One window from the genome of Leptospira johnsonii encodes:
- a CDS encoding M24 family metallopeptidase — MPIERQKGFLSKLSSKISRYNSGSIHTPNPEEKAGFLKAQRLAYQCVTEIEKEMQEGWTELHAVKRMNTFLRDHGVKVFLHRPFAWFGEHARFDGYKRFTQFHPSKRRLQANESFILDVSPVVDGYIGDIGYSSSLTKNTELDNGMRYLLKLRAELPKLFSSSMSSSEIWHKIDQDSKQNGFDNVHSLYPFAVLGHRVYKVHLPNISFPILPISFASWFSLQGSIEFLSHKVLPELLTPDHEGEKTGLWAIEPHLGKGKTGFKFEEILVVEKDKAYWLDEEVPHVKKYGKLLEAV, encoded by the coding sequence ATGCCAATCGAAAGACAAAAAGGATTTTTATCCAAACTCTCCTCCAAAATTTCCAGATACAATTCCGGATCCATTCATACTCCTAACCCAGAAGAAAAGGCAGGATTTTTAAAAGCACAAAGATTGGCTTACCAATGTGTTACCGAAATAGAAAAGGAAATGCAAGAAGGTTGGACCGAGCTCCATGCAGTAAAACGAATGAACACATTCTTGAGAGATCACGGGGTTAAAGTATTCCTTCATCGTCCATTTGCTTGGTTCGGAGAACATGCAAGATTTGACGGATACAAAAGATTCACTCAATTCCATCCGAGCAAAAGAAGATTACAAGCAAACGAATCCTTTATCTTAGATGTGTCTCCCGTCGTGGACGGTTATATCGGGGACATTGGATATTCTTCTTCTTTAACTAAAAATACAGAGTTGGACAATGGGATGAGATATCTATTAAAACTCAGGGCCGAACTTCCTAAACTATTTTCCTCTTCCATGAGCTCTTCAGAGATCTGGCATAAGATAGACCAGGATTCTAAACAGAATGGATTTGATAATGTGCACTCTTTGTATCCGTTTGCAGTTCTAGGACATAGAGTATATAAAGTTCATTTGCCTAATATTTCTTTTCCTATATTGCCAATCAGTTTTGCAAGTTGGTTCAGTCTACAGGGATCTATCGAATTCCTAAGTCATAAGGTACTTCCAGAACTTTTGACTCCGGATCATGAAGGAGAGAAGACAGGGCTTTGGGCGATAGAACCACATTTAGGAAAGGGAAAAACCGGTTTTAAATTTGAAGAGATCCTTGTGGTGGAAAAAGATAAGGCATACTGGCTGGACGAAGAAGTTCCGCATGTAAAAAAATACGGGAAATTATTGGAAGCAGTATGA
- a CDS encoding SMP-30/gluconolactonase/LRE family protein, protein MKLNHKILIFIALFFLIACNPSGIKIGEAYKLGEVPSSILEVQDKQDPFSNDLKVEMKDLPGHDDLVFDRAKGFGYASGMDGWIWRLNLRTGKAEQWVKPPVNPAGMQYSDHSKDKILVCASRLGGEAYEEKNRVGLYEVDIETKKIDPIILDLPKLEKEEFEKVYSFSEMPNFSLTDLNSSNSRPFSLCNDLAVSEDGNRIYITEPFERVDAAMGSGAVPEAIGLYPHGKLWVLDRQKNTVSLALSGFTFVDGILIEKSPDGKEESVVFTETTKFRIIRAFLTGKNQGSSEVLFENLPGLADGLERDKDGRIWTGIIKKRSGLVNFIHKNPWLKKIILSLPQKILPISHTTGILVIDSSAKKPLYYSMHDGSKIKDISVSIPFEDRVYFPSFDKTSRGLYSLPVSSFKIKE, encoded by the coding sequence ATGAAATTAAATCATAAAATACTAATATTTATAGCTCTATTTTTCCTAATTGCTTGTAATCCTTCTGGAATTAAGATAGGAGAAGCATACAAATTGGGAGAAGTCCCTTCTTCTATTTTAGAAGTACAGGATAAACAGGATCCATTCTCAAATGATCTCAAAGTTGAGATGAAGGATCTTCCTGGCCACGACGATCTAGTTTTCGATCGTGCCAAAGGATTCGGATATGCGTCTGGAATGGACGGATGGATCTGGAGATTGAATTTAAGAACGGGAAAGGCGGAACAATGGGTGAAACCACCTGTCAATCCTGCAGGGATGCAATATTCAGATCATAGCAAGGATAAAATTCTAGTCTGTGCCTCCAGGCTTGGAGGAGAGGCCTATGAAGAAAAAAATAGAGTGGGGCTCTACGAAGTAGATATTGAAACTAAAAAGATAGATCCGATCATTTTAGATCTTCCTAAATTAGAAAAAGAAGAATTCGAAAAAGTGTATTCTTTTTCAGAGATGCCTAACTTTTCCCTTACAGATCTGAATTCTTCCAATTCAAGACCGTTCTCCTTATGTAATGATCTGGCAGTATCCGAGGATGGAAATCGTATCTATATCACCGAACCTTTTGAAAGAGTCGATGCGGCCATGGGAAGCGGCGCTGTTCCGGAAGCAATCGGACTTTATCCACATGGAAAGCTGTGGGTATTGGACAGGCAAAAAAACACAGTCTCACTTGCGTTAAGCGGCTTTACCTTTGTGGATGGAATTCTGATCGAAAAGAGTCCGGATGGAAAGGAAGAGTCTGTAGTATTTACGGAAACCACTAAGTTTAGGATCATCCGTGCCTTTCTCACAGGAAAGAACCAAGGAAGTTCGGAAGTATTATTCGAAAATCTTCCAGGCCTCGCGGATGGATTAGAGAGAGATAAAGACGGAAGGATCTGGACCGGGATCATCAAAAAAAGATCCGGGCTTGTCAATTTTATACATAAGAACCCTTGGCTTAAAAAGATAATCCTATCGTTGCCTCAGAAAATCCTGCCCATCTCTCATACTACTGGAATACTTGTGATTGATTCGAGTGCAAAAAAACCTCTTTATTATTCTATGCATGACGGTTCTAAGATTAAGGATATTTCAGTTTCGATCCCTTTTGAGGACAGAGTGTATTTTCCGTCCTTCGATAAAACTTCTAGGGGACTGTATTCCTTGCCTGTTTCTTCTTTTAAAATTAAGGAATAA